A single window of Rhizobium sp. SL42 DNA harbors:
- a CDS encoding response regulator — MAVLGISGMQYSGETFPDVRIILGEDSNVFTQMISQRLKELMGVDIEICRTFEDMQMANELNDEPVVLAISNINLPGAENGEALEYMIDCNIPTIVFTGTFHDEIREKLLAKDIVDYILKDNVFAVDMLAESVYRFLTNHRHHVLIVDDSATARALLSSRLKRYNFRVSLADSGAKAIEILKTNPDIGLVVTDYNMPDIDGFELTRRIRSVRGSHELRIIGVSSSNNRLLSARFLKVGGNDFMLRPFIDEEFYCRVNQNLDTLVQIRAAQARTK; from the coding sequence ATGGCAGTTCTAGGTATTTCCGGGATGCAATATTCCGGGGAAACATTCCCCGATGTCCGCATCATTCTCGGGGAAGATTCCAACGTCTTCACACAGATGATCAGCCAGCGCCTCAAGGAGCTGATGGGCGTCGATATCGAGATCTGCAGAACCTTTGAAGACATGCAGATGGCCAATGAGCTCAATGACGAGCCAGTCGTACTTGCCATATCGAATATCAATCTGCCCGGTGCCGAGAATGGCGAAGCGCTCGAATACATGATCGACTGCAATATCCCGACGATTGTCTTTACCGGGACGTTTCACGACGAAATCCGTGAGAAGCTGCTGGCCAAGGACATTGTCGACTACATTCTCAAGGACAACGTCTTTGCCGTCGATATGCTGGCTGAATCCGTCTACCGGTTCTTGACCAATCACCGGCACCATGTGCTGATCGTCGATGACAGCGCGACCGCCCGTGCTCTGCTCTCCAGTCGTCTCAAGCGTTATAATTTCCGTGTCAGCCTCGCCGATAGCGGTGCCAAGGCGATCGAAATTCTGAAGACCAATCCGGATATCGGTCTCGTTGTTACCGACTACAACATGCCCGACATCGATGGTTTCGAATTGACCCGGCGCATTCGTTCCGTTCGCGGAAGTCACGAATTGCGGATCATTGGCGTCTCGTCGTCCAACAATCGGCTGCTGTCCGCACGCTTCCTCAAGGTTGGCGGTAACGATTTCATGCTTCGCCCGTTCATCGACGAAGAATTCTACTGCCGCGTTAACCAGAACCTTGATACGCTGGTGCAAATCAGAGCGGCGCAAGCGCGGACTAAATAG
- a CDS encoding mechanosensitive ion channel family protein produces MIRLRYGFFSIVLALAAVVLPPVVFHSMVAQAQTQEQAQPAGQAPAGDAAPPVSAPAAEATAPAAATEPAAAATPAAAQPLRDEKLAKADTQIEQARKRLENLNNQVEQSKQDDRVLADLKVQVDGMVRDLLAISVELRPRLNDIQTRLTELGEPPAEGQPAEAADVTEERNRQNAARSQINALTGQAEDLSIEGKSLADRITSIRRAIFTDQLFEHTEINAEVAAEAAESFSADVGRVHRSIVSWIVFVLKYKTVPFAITVFLSVVLASAMLFIEYRLFGSLIRRDPMVENPNYMSRLSVAFWSTILPSLAFGFFLANTYFLLDTFNILRPDIAPIVSSIFGFVGLVFFVSMISRAALAPRAPNWRLVKLSNVGARDLTIAIFLMALVNGLDYVLAVISEAFSSPVVLTVMKSLISSLTVGLLLFIVSFLRPVLAESGDPFDKGRAWPRSVSSTFRLVGILLIFASGIGYVGFARFLATQIVVTGAVLATMYIGILSGKAISAPNQFGDTRIGQYVAKRFRLGPVGLDQSGIVAGLLIYAFALILGIPLILMSWGFQPRDIQLWLYNLFTEVNVGTIRISIFGILGGVLLFALGLVVTRWLQKWLDGNVMARSHVDPGVRNSVKTGIGYLGTALAGIVGISAAGIDLSSLALVAGALSLGIGFGLQNIVSNFVSGLILLVERPFKVGDHVLTGTTEGIVKRISVRATEIETFRKQSIIVPNSELINAPVGNWTHRNRMQRSEIPVSVGYEADPQEVIDLLLDIINTVPQVLRNPEPHVEFLRFGASSLDFELRFHLADMNDGLAIRNSVRMEVLRRFRAEGISMPYPHQDVMLHLSDSDRSSLLRHNRGKEAGRKPSESELHDGTDDDKLLP; encoded by the coding sequence TTGATCCGACTTCGATACGGCTTCTTTTCCATTGTTCTTGCGCTGGCTGCGGTCGTTTTGCCGCCAGTCGTTTTCCATTCCATGGTGGCGCAAGCGCAGACACAAGAGCAGGCGCAGCCCGCTGGGCAGGCTCCCGCAGGAGATGCGGCGCCTCCGGTGTCGGCACCCGCTGCTGAAGCAACGGCGCCGGCAGCGGCGACCGAGCCTGCCGCTGCAGCCACGCCTGCAGCCGCGCAGCCGCTTCGGGATGAAAAACTGGCGAAAGCCGACACGCAAATCGAGCAAGCGCGCAAGCGGCTGGAAAACCTGAACAATCAGGTTGAGCAAAGCAAGCAGGACGATCGTGTTCTGGCTGATCTGAAAGTGCAGGTCGACGGCATGGTCCGTGACCTGCTGGCAATCTCCGTCGAACTCAGACCGCGGCTGAATGATATCCAAACCCGTCTGACCGAACTCGGAGAGCCGCCTGCAGAAGGACAGCCGGCGGAAGCCGCTGATGTCACCGAAGAGCGCAACCGGCAGAACGCCGCTCGCTCGCAGATCAATGCGCTGACCGGTCAGGCCGAGGATCTGTCGATTGAAGGCAAGTCGCTCGCCGATCGAATCACAAGCATCCGGCGCGCAATCTTTACCGATCAGCTTTTCGAACATACCGAAATCAACGCCGAGGTTGCGGCAGAGGCGGCCGAATCGTTCTCCGCGGATGTCGGACGCGTTCACCGTAGCATCGTCAGCTGGATCGTCTTCGTGCTGAAGTACAAGACTGTGCCTTTCGCAATCACGGTCTTTCTTTCCGTGGTGCTGGCGTCTGCGATGCTGTTCATCGAATATCGGCTGTTCGGTTCACTGATCCGCCGCGACCCGATGGTCGAGAACCCGAACTATATGAGCCGCTTGTCGGTGGCTTTCTGGTCAACGATCCTGCCGTCACTGGCGTTCGGCTTCTTCCTGGCCAATACCTATTTCCTTCTCGATACCTTCAATATCCTGCGACCGGATATAGCACCGATCGTCAGTTCTATTTTCGGGTTCGTCGGATTGGTGTTTTTCGTGTCGATGATCTCGCGGGCAGCGCTTGCACCGCGAGCGCCGAACTGGCGGCTCGTCAAGCTGTCCAACGTCGGTGCGCGAGACCTGACGATCGCAATCTTCCTGATGGCTCTGGTAAACGGCCTCGACTATGTCCTGGCGGTGATCAGCGAGGCATTCAGCTCTCCGGTTGTGTTGACGGTCATGAAGAGCCTGATCTCGTCGCTGACGGTCGGCCTGTTGTTGTTCATCGTTTCGTTCCTGCGCCCCGTGCTTGCCGAGAGCGGCGACCCGTTTGACAAGGGCAGGGCCTGGCCGCGCAGCGTTTCAAGCACTTTCCGGCTTGTCGGGATCCTGCTGATCTTTGCCAGCGGCATCGGTTATGTCGGCTTTGCGCGTTTCCTCGCCACCCAGATCGTAGTGACCGGCGCAGTGCTGGCGACCATGTATATCGGCATCCTCTCGGGCAAGGCGATCTCTGCCCCGAACCAGTTCGGCGATACACGCATTGGACAATATGTGGCGAAGCGCTTTCGTCTTGGTCCTGTGGGGCTGGATCAAAGTGGCATCGTTGCCGGTCTGCTGATCTACGCCTTTGCGCTGATCCTCGGCATTCCGCTGATCCTGATGTCGTGGGGCTTCCAGCCCCGCGATATTCAGCTGTGGCTTTACAATCTTTTCACCGAGGTCAATGTCGGCACGATCCGCATTTCAATCTTCGGGATTCTTGGCGGCGTCCTGCTGTTTGCGCTGGGTCTGGTCGTCACGCGATGGCTGCAGAAGTGGCTCGATGGCAATGTGATGGCACGGTCACATGTCGATCCGGGTGTGCGCAATTCGGTGAAGACCGGCATTGGCTATCTGGGTACGGCGCTGGCAGGGATCGTCGGGATATCGGCGGCCGGTATTGACCTGTCGAGCCTGGCACTGGTCGCAGGCGCCCTGTCCCTCGGTATCGGTTTCGGCTTGCAGAACATCGTGTCGAACTTCGTCTCGGGCCTTATTCTGTTGGTGGAGCGGCCGTTCAAGGTCGGCGACCATGTCTTGACCGGAACGACGGAAGGCATCGTCAAGCGGATCTCGGTTCGTGCAACGGAGATTGAGACCTTCCGCAAGCAGTCGATCATCGTGCCGAACTCGGAGTTGATCAACGCGCCTGTAGGCAACTGGACGCACAGAAACCGCATGCAGCGGTCGGAAATCCCGGTGAGCGTCGGTTATGAGGCTGATCCGCAAGAGGTGATCGATCTGTTGCTCGACATCATCAACACGGTTCCCCAGGTCCTGCGCAATCCCGAACCGCATGTCGAATTTCTTCGGTTCGGCGCCTCGTCGCTCGACTTCGAACTGCGCTTCCATCTTGCAGACATGAATGATGGCCTGGCGATCCGCAACAGCGTCCGTATGGAAGTTTTGCGGCGATTCCGAGCGGAAGGCATCTCGATGCCGTATCCGCATCAGGATGTGATGCTGCATCTGAGCGACAGCGACCGCAGTTCACTGCTGCGGCACAATCGCGGAAAGGAAGCGGGACGGAAGCCAAGCGAGAGCGAATTGCATGACGGGACGGATGATGACAAACTCCTGCCATGA
- the hutX gene encoding heme utilization cystosolic carrier protein HutX, with amino-acid sequence MDTPIQSTNERLERARAALAEKPEGVIEQIAAQADVSPADVLSVLPAGAAVLVPAERWDTVWKDMTGWGEILLIVHTDDVVLEVNGALVDGSEGHGWFNIHGDSPIGGHIRKDRCVNIAFVDRGFHGRRSCSVWFMNGDGKAMFKVFVRRDKDRALIEDQVLRFEALRVAAAA; translated from the coding sequence ATGGATACGCCAATTCAATCGACCAATGAGCGCCTCGAGCGCGCACGTGCCGCACTTGCAGAAAAGCCGGAAGGCGTCATCGAGCAGATTGCTGCTCAGGCGGATGTGTCGCCCGCGGATGTACTTTCCGTGTTGCCGGCGGGCGCCGCCGTTCTGGTCCCGGCCGAGCGCTGGGATACCGTGTGGAAGGACATGACCGGCTGGGGAGAAATCCTGCTGATCGTGCATACCGATGACGTCGTGCTGGAGGTGAACGGCGCACTCGTCGATGGCAGCGAAGGACATGGCTGGTTCAACATTCATGGCGACAGCCCGATCGGCGGGCATATCCGCAAGGATCGTTGCGTGAATATCGCTTTCGTCGACCGCGGCTTCCATGGCCGCCGCTCGTGTTCCGTCTGGTTCATGAATGGGGATGGCAAGGCCATGTTCAAGGTCTTCGTCCGTCGTGACAAGGACCGTGCACTGATCGAAGATCAGGTGCTGCGCTTCGAGGCCCTTCGGGTCGCTGCCGCTGCTTGA
- a CDS encoding antibiotic biosynthesis monooxygenase family protein, with the protein MYIAMNRFRVVPGFEEAFENQWLSRQARLAEVPGYVEFHMLKGGKAEDHTLYASHTVWESHAHFVAWTQSEQFRAAHARTGESKVQYLSGPHFEGFDVIIHEDRTGKRAEVAA; encoded by the coding sequence ATGTATATTGCCATGAACCGTTTTCGCGTTGTGCCGGGCTTTGAAGAGGCCTTTGAAAATCAGTGGCTTTCGCGTCAGGCGCGGCTGGCTGAAGTGCCGGGCTATGTCGAGTTCCACATGCTGAAGGGTGGCAAGGCAGAGGATCATACGCTGTATGCCTCGCACACGGTGTGGGAAAGCCATGCGCATTTCGTCGCCTGGACGCAGTCGGAGCAGTTCCGCGCGGCGCATGCCCGCACAGGCGAAAGCAAGGTCCAGTATCTCTCCGGTCCGCATTTCGAAGGGTTCGACGTGATCATCCATGAAGACCGCACCGGCAAGCGCGCCGAAGTTGCAGCGTGA
- a CDS encoding heme/hemin ABC transporter substrate-binding protein has translation MRSVHLPRRLVLSLACALLIAPPTSFAQTADAKRIVAIGGTVTEIIYALGEGDRVVAVDTTSSFPAEATQKPNIGYVRQVSAEGVLSQKPDLIIAEAGAGPADAMNILKASGLTLVSIPSPPETSAIPAKIRAVGEAIGRKDKADELALKVEATLKATAEKTTSTSTKKKVLFALSLANGRIMAGGSHSSADAIIRLAGGENAVSSVSGYKPLTDEAVIAAAPDVVLVMSGGAMHLTAEQAFALPALASSPAAKNKAFVTMDGLYLLGLGPRAADAAAELHGKLYPEASKL, from the coding sequence ATGCGTTCTGTTCACTTGCCCCGCCGCCTCGTCCTTTCTCTTGCCTGCGCTTTGCTGATCGCGCCCCCGACATCCTTCGCCCAGACAGCGGATGCCAAGCGCATTGTCGCCATCGGCGGCACCGTGACGGAAATCATCTATGCGCTGGGTGAAGGCGACCGGGTCGTGGCCGTTGACACCACCAGCAGCTTTCCCGCAGAAGCCACGCAGAAGCCCAATATCGGTTATGTTCGACAGGTCTCGGCGGAGGGAGTTCTGTCACAAAAACCGGACCTGATCATCGCCGAGGCAGGTGCAGGCCCCGCCGATGCAATGAATATTCTCAAGGCAAGCGGCCTGACATTGGTCAGCATTCCGAGCCCGCCGGAAACATCGGCGATTCCGGCCAAGATCCGCGCCGTGGGCGAAGCAATCGGACGCAAGGACAAGGCAGATGAGCTCGCGCTCAAGGTCGAGGCGACGCTGAAGGCGACGGCAGAAAAGACCACATCCACAAGCACCAAGAAAAAGGTGCTCTTTGCCCTCTCGCTTGCCAATGGCCGCATCATGGCTGGCGGTTCGCATAGCTCGGCTGATGCCATCATCCGGCTTGCCGGCGGTGAGAACGCGGTCAGTTCCGTGTCGGGTTACAAGCCCCTGACCGACGAGGCAGTCATCGCGGCGGCCCCCGATGTTGTGCTGGTGATGAGCGGTGGCGCCATGCATCTGACGGCGGAACAGGCATTCGCCCTGCCCGCTCTGGCCTCGAGCCCCGCAGCCAAGAACAAGGCTTTCGTCACCATGGACGGGCTCTATCTCCTTGGACTTGGCCCCCGCGCGGCAGACGCCGCCGCCGAATTGCATGGCAAGCTCTACCCGGAGGCGAGCAAGCTGTGA
- a CDS encoding FecCD family ABC transporter permease, with translation MLVALVLLLVLAIFTSIVVGPTGVGLPHLLDYLSGNAAALDSQNLLILEAVRLPRTAIGLLIGAALGVSGAMMQGLFRNPLADPGIVGVTSGAALAAVTAIVLGPTLLFPLQSVLGEQFLPLMAFLGGLANTFLLYAIATRHGQTSTTALILSGIAIAAMTGAATGLLIFMADDRALRDITFWSLGSLSGASTAKILAILPFVGFVMLIIPFVAKGLDALVLGDAAAFHMGVPVQRLKRLTILAVAAACGATVAVAGSIGFVGIIVPHLLRLAIGPSHRFLLPTSALGGASLLLFADSIARTVVAPAELPIGIITAILGAPVFLMLLLGRNSRSSMEGL, from the coding sequence ATGCTGGTCGCGCTCGTGCTCTTGCTGGTCCTGGCCATCTTCACGTCGATCGTCGTTGGCCCGACCGGCGTCGGCCTGCCCCATCTGCTCGACTATCTGAGCGGCAATGCAGCAGCTCTCGACAGCCAGAACCTGCTGATCCTGGAGGCGGTGCGCCTGCCCCGTACGGCCATCGGGCTGCTGATCGGCGCAGCACTTGGCGTCTCGGGCGCCATGATGCAGGGCCTGTTCCGCAATCCGCTGGCTGACCCCGGAATTGTCGGCGTGACCTCGGGCGCTGCGCTCGCGGCCGTGACCGCTATCGTGCTTGGTCCAACACTGCTTTTCCCGCTGCAATCCGTGCTCGGCGAACAGTTTCTGCCGCTGATGGCCTTCCTGGGCGGCCTTGCCAACACGTTCCTGCTGTATGCCATCGCCACACGGCATGGCCAGACATCGACGACGGCTCTTATTCTCTCCGGTATCGCCATAGCGGCCATGACGGGCGCTGCAACCGGACTGCTGATCTTCATGGCCGACGACCGCGCGTTGCGCGATATCACATTCTGGTCGCTGGGTTCGCTCAGCGGTGCAAGCACCGCCAAGATTCTCGCGATCCTGCCCTTTGTCGGCTTCGTCATGCTGATCATACCCTTCGTCGCAAAGGGCCTTGACGCGCTCGTCCTCGGCGACGCCGCCGCATTTCACATGGGCGTACCGGTCCAGCGCCTGAAACGGTTGACGATCCTCGCCGTGGCCGCTGCCTGCGGTGCCACGGTTGCCGTTGCCGGCTCGATCGGCTTTGTCGGCATAATCGTCCCGCACCTGCTGCGATTGGCCATCGGTCCGTCGCATCGTTTCCTCCTGCCAACCTCCGCGCTTGGCGGCGCTTCACTGCTGCTGTTTGCCGACAGTATCGCGCGCACGGTTGTTGCTCCGGCCGAACTGCCGATCGGCATCATCACAGCGATCCTTGGAGCGCCGGTCTTCCTCATGCTGTTGCTCGGTCGAAACAGCCGTTCGAGCATGGAGGGATTGTGA
- a CDS encoding heme ABC transporter ATP-binding protein translates to MIRARQISIIRGGRTLLDRVSLDLTPGRFTVVIGPNGAGKSTLLKAISGELQPDQGEVLYHDRRLTGLSAIALASERAVLPQSTALSFPFTALEVVRMGAVAHGSLEPGLAARQALARVGLGGFEARSYNALSGGEQQRVQLARVLAQMPSPVSNGKPCAIYLDEPTASLDIGHQISVLELARDFARAGGIVLAILHDLNLAAEFADHLAILHKGRLVCEGLPGDTINDSIIREVYGIAGTVGRLPAHHIPYVLPQSRQSAQR, encoded by the coding sequence ATGATCCGAGCCAGACAAATCAGCATCATTCGCGGCGGACGCACACTCTTGGACCGCGTCAGTCTCGATCTCACACCGGGACGGTTCACGGTGGTGATCGGCCCGAATGGCGCGGGCAAGTCCACCCTGCTCAAGGCCATCTCGGGCGAATTGCAACCCGACCAAGGCGAGGTGCTTTACCATGACCGTCGCCTGACCGGCCTGTCGGCCATCGCATTGGCGTCAGAACGCGCGGTCCTGCCACAGTCAACCGCATTGTCTTTTCCCTTCACAGCGCTGGAAGTGGTTCGCATGGGCGCGGTCGCCCATGGTAGCCTGGAGCCCGGCCTGGCAGCCCGCCAGGCACTCGCCCGTGTCGGCCTTGGCGGTTTTGAGGCAAGAAGCTACAACGCGCTTTCCGGCGGCGAGCAGCAGCGCGTGCAGCTGGCCCGTGTGCTGGCGCAGATGCCCTCGCCGGTTTCCAACGGCAAGCCATGTGCGATCTATCTCGACGAACCGACGGCAAGCCTGGACATCGGTCACCAGATTTCCGTCCTGGAGCTGGCCCGCGATTTCGCCCGCGCCGGCGGCATCGTGCTGGCGATCCTGCATGACCTGAACCTCGCCGCAGAGTTTGCCGATCATCTTGCCATCCTGCACAAAGGCAGACTTGTCTGCGAAGGCCTTCCTGGCGATACGATCAACGACAGCATCATCCGTGAGGTCTACGGCATCGCCGGAACGGTCGGGCGGCTGCCGGCCCATCACATCCCCTATGTCTTGCCCCAGTCGCGGCAGTCGGCTCAACGCTGA
- a CDS encoding PhzF family phenazine biosynthesis protein, producing the protein MARNYSIYDVFTDRKLAGNPLAVVFDGDDLSDQAMQSIAAEFNLSETVFVQKLGNSAHATRIRIFTPARELPFAGHPTVGTAIALAEQAYGGQDGGLDLVTVLEENVGPVRCAVRLRPGEASFAEFDLPRTSSRYDLPLDRQGIADALSLKVTAIGFENHVPAIWGAGVPFLLVPVHDIAAVESLEFDPQLWERTAPLCEGRLTPAYVYCRGGVHHAAKFHARMFSPDMGITEDPATGSAVAALSGAIWHFDGLPDGHHPLMVEQGVEMGRSSHIHLHIDVKDGAISRARIGGQAVRLATGSLDL; encoded by the coding sequence GTGGCACGAAACTATTCCATCTATGACGTTTTCACCGATCGCAAACTTGCCGGCAATCCGCTGGCTGTGGTTTTCGACGGTGACGACCTCTCGGATCAGGCCATGCAATCGATCGCGGCCGAGTTCAATCTCTCAGAAACGGTCTTTGTGCAGAAACTTGGCAATTCTGCGCATGCCACGCGCATCCGGATCTTCACGCCGGCGCGGGAATTGCCGTTTGCGGGCCACCCGACAGTGGGAACCGCGATCGCGCTTGCAGAGCAGGCCTATGGCGGCCAGGACGGCGGTCTCGATCTCGTCACGGTGCTGGAGGAAAATGTAGGTCCGGTTCGCTGTGCCGTCAGGCTCAGGCCCGGCGAGGCGAGCTTTGCCGAATTCGACCTGCCGCGGACCTCAAGCCGCTATGATCTGCCACTCGACCGTCAGGGTATCGCTGACGCGCTTTCGCTGAAGGTTACGGCCATCGGCTTCGAGAACCATGTTCCGGCCATCTGGGGGGCTGGTGTGCCGTTTCTGCTCGTGCCTGTCCATGACATTGCGGCTGTCGAAAGCCTGGAGTTCGATCCACAACTTTGGGAGCGCACGGCGCCTCTGTGTGAGGGGCGCCTTACGCCTGCCTATGTCTATTGTCGCGGCGGGGTCCATCATGCGGCGAAGTTCCATGCGCGGATGTTCTCGCCTGATATGGGCATTACGGAGGACCCTGCGACGGGATCCGCCGTCGCTGCGCTGTCGGGTGCCATCTGGCATTTCGATGGATTGCCGGATGGCCATCACCCGCTGATGGTGGAGCAGGGCGTGGAGATGGGCCGGTCGTCCCACATTCATCTGCATATCGATGTCAAAGACGGTGCGATTTCGCGTGCTCGCATTGGCGGTCAAGCGGTGCGTCTTGCGACCGGTAGTCTCGATCTTTGA
- a CDS encoding NUDIX hydrolase encodes MIDETGLRVDGTVMPIQSYHLAVLPGFHPLEETMRDAIAENWAVEHAANPRLFDGRMILQNRIRLNGAAIEAEGYLSSFSTFLWWRKQQDRSGACHLFGYPVIAASDGTLIAVEMASHTANAGQVYFAAGSLDASDVVDGVCDLAGNMRREVLEETGLDLKDAATDGLVYASYRSRRLTFFQIFQFDATAEDLITAINLFAGCAQEQEISGAVAIRNGDHNAYRYNPAMLPILDWYFASRR; translated from the coding sequence ATGATCGACGAGACCGGCCTCAGGGTCGATGGCACGGTGATGCCGATCCAGTCATATCATCTGGCGGTATTGCCGGGTTTCCATCCACTGGAGGAGACCATGCGCGATGCCATCGCCGAAAACTGGGCTGTCGAGCACGCGGCCAATCCGAGGCTGTTCGATGGGCGAATGATCCTGCAGAACCGGATCAGGCTCAACGGGGCTGCGATCGAGGCCGAAGGCTATCTGTCTTCGTTTTCCACCTTTCTCTGGTGGCGAAAGCAGCAGGACAGGTCAGGGGCCTGCCATCTGTTCGGCTATCCGGTTATTGCCGCGTCTGACGGCACGCTGATTGCCGTTGAGATGGCCTCGCACACGGCAAACGCCGGGCAGGTCTATTTCGCGGCCGGCTCGCTTGATGCCTCCGATGTCGTCGATGGCGTCTGCGATCTTGCCGGCAACATGCGTCGCGAAGTGCTGGAGGAAACGGGGCTTGATCTTAAGGACGCCGCAACTGATGGTTTGGTCTATGCGAGCTATCGGTCGCGCCGGCTGACGTTTTTCCAGATCTTTCAATTCGATGCGACGGCGGAAGATCTGATCACGGCGATCAATCTGTTTGCCGGCTGTGCGCAAGAGCAGGAAATATCAGGCGCCGTCGCCATCCGCAACGGAGACCACAACGCGTATCGCTACAATCCCGCCATGCTGCCAATTCTCGACTGGTACTTCGCGTCGCGGCGGTGA
- a CDS encoding endonuclease/exonuclease/phosphatase family protein, translating to MSLRIATFNIENLIARFDFTGFRNQLRSDRVLKLFEIKTELGYQQLEAARVVATTDDTRQLSALAIADTDADILCLQEVDNMESLQAFEYGYLFRMAGAGYRQKYIIEGNDSRGIDVAVLMREQTRGGERIELVDIKSHAALTYRDLSLYHSGLGPNLQPDSKIFKRDCLELDLRIGGRPLTIYVLHLKSMTNGRDGVDGRESTRPIREAEVKAVRHIIENRFGMDQVSEANFLICGDMNDYQERVDVIGERRLGYRFEPVGGLSSALDILSSDNFAENVMLRRHVLDRWTLYHARGPEEQHLCQLDYIWLSPALARANPTVAPDIIRNGQPFRTPFPPGQEIERYPRVGWDRPKASDHCPVAITLHVP from the coding sequence ATGTCGCTGCGTATCGCAACCTTCAATATCGAGAACCTGATCGCCCGATTCGATTTCACCGGCTTTCGCAACCAGTTGCGCTCAGACCGGGTGCTGAAACTCTTCGAGATCAAGACCGAGCTCGGCTATCAGCAGTTGGAGGCGGCGCGGGTCGTGGCCACGACCGACGACACAAGGCAGCTTTCGGCGCTTGCGATTGCCGATACCGATGCGGATATCCTCTGCCTGCAGGAGGTGGACAATATGGAGTCCCTGCAGGCGTTCGAGTATGGCTATCTCTTCCGCATGGCCGGGGCGGGTTACCGGCAGAAATACATTATCGAGGGCAATGACAGCCGTGGCATCGATGTGGCTGTGTTGATGCGCGAACAGACGCGCGGCGGCGAGCGGATCGAGCTTGTAGATATAAAGAGCCATGCTGCGCTCACCTACAGGGACCTATCGCTCTATCATTCCGGCCTCGGTCCGAATCTGCAGCCGGATAGCAAGATCTTCAAGCGCGATTGCCTCGAGCTTGATCTGCGCATCGGTGGTCGGCCGTTGACAATCTATGTCCTGCATCTCAAGTCGATGACCAATGGTCGCGATGGAGTCGATGGGCGGGAGAGCACCAGGCCGATCCGCGAGGCAGAAGTGAAGGCCGTGCGCCACATCATCGAAAACCGGTTCGGCATGGATCAGGTCTCCGAAGCCAATTTCCTCATCTGCGGCGACATGAACGACTATCAGGAGCGCGTCGACGTCATCGGCGAAAGGCGTCTCGGGTATCGGTTCGAGCCGGTGGGCGGCCTGAGCAGCGCCCTCGACATCCTGTCCTCGGACAACTTTGCCGAAAACGTCATGCTGCGCCGCCATGTTCTCGACCGATGGACGCTCTATCACGCGCGCGGCCCGGAGGAGCAGCATCTGTGCCAACTGGACTATATCTGGCTCTCGCCAGCGCTTGCACGGGCCAATCCGACCGTTGCGCCCGACATCATCCGCAACGGTCAGCCGTTCCGGACACCGTTTCCGCCGGGCCAGGAAATCGAGCGCTATCCGCGTGTTGGCTGGGACAGGCCGAAGGCGTCCGATCACTGCCCGGTTGCGATAACCCTGCATGTGCCGTGA